The following coding sequences lie in one Daphnia pulex isolate KAP4 chromosome 1, ASM2113471v1 genomic window:
- the LOC124191276 gene encoding aspartyl/asparaginyl beta-hydroxylase-like isoform X6: MSTDPSKKRKDKKKKKDDTAPLLEESDGSGACAKIVFLVLLSSLGMAIGVIFFEMGGMQTLTGLMDVESIINAPPVKYDPPTTPVDVAIDDDFDQIDPSPIEPESLKDDKSDVIAEAVEAVKDLPVEVIETVTETVVVPEVVVKEIEEVIVEEPVVEEPVVEAEIVEQQTVETEAVEPVVQPTESVPEPIEELPVETVAEAVEEAIVVSENFESQLEDELAEVPQESFTMRAEREAVQGAVDEVWVMTVRCIEELRALQVMAKSSLTHAVIDSISQRLEPLRSQLDGLVKNTSDSVFDGALEQAAELERNLRAVLGELDEARNQDTILAEEEAARQEQLAAEAAEIVNEEPEEVMAEVQEEEKVEINEEPIQGEVEIEEQEVVSFEDVIAAEPELEVAAPEMVEEESQAETVPEAEVKEEVIAEEPEIEVAPEIFEEVGQVEADQPIVEEATNVPEIIEDSVEEPEENVEQELIENVIEPELEIATPEVFEEEAQADQPTVDVVFNEVAEETVPETVESAEEQIIDAPAPEATPESDYRFLSEVEEEQEVEEPLQVATEAFVVEPEVEQVAVPVAESVKDAPSRMQNLEEADRLVDQSPAQALALMEQILEKDPLNALGLYGRARSLDSLAEVERSNARLEQSVFAYRAVLDLEDQVDDQLYLKAALRCIDRMRFRGFHGKAIRIQQRLVARFPNDIQYQNQLAVGFLLTNQPEAARTILEGVLERWPKSGFAQVHLGFILKTTFEDYDAGARWMMAGIASREEGVIDGRFYSHLGDALTRLGKHQEAQRVYLDGEKEGVFLSHQQRSLYNVDRLTGKPWWDKESTTYGHFFDLLEANWRQIRNEGVALLTLEAPEGFADESEKLRDSGDWKQYELFAQGRKNAAHCTKAPVTCTLIENYPPALCKRGQVKFSIMHPGTHVWPHTGPTNCRIRAHLGLVVPGGAQLRVGNTTDTWEEGKFIIFDDSFEHEVWHKGSSYRLVLIVDLWHPELTAEEWRSLAPI; the protein is encoded by the exons ATGTCTACCGATCCCAGTAAAAAACgcaaagacaagaagaagaagaaag ATGATACCGCCCCCCTATTGGAAGAGAGTGATGGAAGCGGAGCTTGcgccaaaattgtttttctcgtcCTACTTTCCTCTCTGGGAATGGCCATTGGCgtgatattttttgaaatgggcGGCATGCAGACGTTGACTGGTCTAATGGACGTTGAATCGATCATTAATGCTCCTCCGGTCAAATATGATCCTCCAACTACTCCGGTGGATGTTGCAATTGATgacgattttgatcaaattgatCCTTCTCCTATAGAGCCAG AATCTTTAAAAGACGACAAAAGTGATGTGATAGCGGAAGCTGTTGAAGCCGTAAAAGACCTGCCGGTTGAGGTTATCGAAACTGTCACTGAAACTGTTGTTGTACCGGAGGTTGTCGTTAAGGAAATTGAGGAAGTAATAGTCGAAGAGCCGGTTGTAGAGGAGCCGGTAGTAGAGGCAGAAATTGTTGAACAGCAAACGGTAGAAACAGAAGCTGTCGAGCCAGTAGTTCAGCCAACAGAATCCGTTCCAGAACCCATTGAAGAACTGCCTGTTGAAACGGTCGCCGAGGCCGTTGAAGAAGCTATTGTTGTCAGCGAAAACTTTGAATCGCAATTGGAGGACGAACTGGCCGAAGTTCCACAAG AGTCCTTTACTATGCGAGCGGAAAGGGAAGCAGTCCAAGGAGCGGTCGATGAAGTTTGGGTCATGACAGTTAGATGCATCGAAGAATTGAGAGCCCTACAAGTAATGGCAAAATCATCACTAACCCACGCAGTTATTGATTCGATTAGTCAACGCCTGGAACCATTGAGAAGTCAGTTGGATGGCCTGGTGAAAAACACGTCCGACAGCGTTTTTGACGGCGCTTTGGAGCAGGCAGCTGAATTGGAGCGCAATCTTCGAGCCGTACTTGGAGAACTGGATGAGGCCCGGAACCAAGAC ACCATATTGGCAGAAGAAGAGGCCGCCCGACAAGAACAACTAGCTGCCGAAGCAGCTGAAATTGTTAATGAAGAGCCGGAAGAAGTGATGGCTGAAGTCCAAGAGGAAGAGAAGGTGGAAATCAACGAAGAACCAATTCAGGGAGAAGTAGAAATTGAAGAACAAGAG GTCGTAAGTTTTGAAGATGTGATTGCTGCGGAACCCGAACTTGAAGTCGCTGCACCGGAGATGGTTGAAGAGGAATCTCAAGCCGAAACAGTTCCAG AAGCAGAGGTTAAAGAAGAAGTGATTGCTGAAGAGCCTGAAATTGAAGTCGCGCCAGAGATTTTCGAAGAGGTAGGTCAAGTGGAAGCCGATCAACCCATAGTAGAAGAAGCCACCAATGTGCCTGAAATTATTGAGGACTCTGTTGAAGAGCCAGAAGAAAACGTAGAACAAGAGCTTATTGAAAATGTGATAGAACCCGAGCTTGAAATAGCAACACCAGAGGTTTTCGAAGAAGAAGCCCAAGCCGATCAACCAACAGTTGATGTTGTGTTTAACGAAGTGGCAGAAGAAACTGTGCCTGAAACCGTCGAGTCTGCGGAAGAACAAATTATTGATGCCCCAGCACCAGAAGCTACACCAGAGTCGGATTACAGGTTCCTGTCGGAAGTAGAGGAAGAACAGGAGGTTGAAGAACCCCTCCAAGTAGCGACTGAAGCATTTGTCGTTGAGCCAGAAGTAGAACAAGTCGCCGTACCCGTAGCAGAATCTGTTAAAGATGCGCCATCGAGGATGCAAAATCTGGAGGAGGCCGATCGGCTTGTGGACcag TCGCCAGCCCAGGCATTAGCTCTGATGGAACAGATTTTGGAGAAGGATCCCCTCAATGCGCTGGGCCTTTACGGCCGAGCTAGGAGCCTGGACTCACTCGCCGAAGTGGAAAGATCTAATGCTCGCTTGGAGCAGTCCGTCTTCGCTTACAGGGCTGTCCTAGATCTTGAAGACCAAGTTGATGATCAGCTTTATTTGAAAGCTGCTTTGCGCTGCATCGACCGGATGCGATTTAGAG GATTCCACGGCAAAGCCATCAGGATCCAGCAGAGACTCGTAGCCCGCTTCCCTAATGATATCCAATACCAGAATCAATTGGCTGTTGGTTTCCTTCTGACTAACCAACCCGAAGCCGCTCGAACAATTCTAGAAGGAGTGTTGGAGCGGTGGCCCAAGTCTGGTTTCGCTCAAGTTCATTTGGGCTTTATTCTGAAGACAACTTTCGAGGACTACGATGCCGGAGCTCGATGGATGATGGCAGGAATCGCATCTCGTGAAGAGGGAGTCATTGACGGCCGGTTTTACTCTCACCTGGGTGACGCCCTGACTCGATTAGGCAAACACCAAGAAGCCCAAAgg GTCTACCTCGATGGAGAAAAGGAAGgtgtctttctttctcatcAACAACGTTCGCTTTACAATGTAGATCGCCTTACCGGCAAGCCCTGGTGGGACAAGGAGTCGACCACTTATGggcatttctttgatttgttgGAAGCTAACTGGCGACAAATTCGTAATGAAGGAGTCGCGTTATTGACGTTGGAAGCTCCTGAGGGTTTCGCAGATGAGTCGGAAAAATTACGAGATTCTGGAGACTGGAAACAATATGAACTATTCGCGCAAGGCAGAAAGAATGCTGCACACTGCACTAAA GCTCCTGTAACGTGCACGCTGATTGAAAACTACCCACCTGCCCTTTGCAAACGGGGCCAAGTTAAGTTTAGCATAATGCACCCAGGCACTCACGTTTGGCCTCACACTGGTCCAACTAATTGCCGAATCCGAGCTCATTTAGGTCTAGTCGTTCCTGGTGGAGCTCAGCTTAGAGTGGGCAACACTACTGATACTTGGGAGGAGGGCAAGTTCATCATCTTCGATGACAGTTTCGAACATGAAGTCTGGCACAAAGGATCGTCTTATCGTTTGGTGCTCATCGTTGACCTGTGGCATCCCGAACTGACAGCTGAAGAATGGCGGTCTCTGGCTCCTATTTGA
- the LOC124191276 gene encoding aspartyl/asparaginyl beta-hydroxylase-like isoform X5 yields the protein MSTDPSKKRKDKKKKKDDTAPLLEESDGSGACAKIVFLVLLSSLGMAIGVIFFEMGGMQTLTGLMDVESIINAPPVKYDPPTTPVDVAIDDDFDQIDPSPIEPESLKDDKSDVIAEAVEAVKDLPVEVIETVTETVVVPEVVVKEIEEVIVEEPVVEEPVVEAEIVEQQTVETEAVEPVVQPTESVPEPIEELPVETVAEAVEEAIVVSENFESQLEDELAEVPQESFTMRAEREAVQGAVDEVWVMTVRCIEELRALQVMAKSSLTHAVIDSISQRLEPLRSQLDGLVKNTSDSVFDGALEQAAELERNLRAVLGELDEARNQDTILAEEEAARQEQLAAEAAEIVNEEPEEVMAEVQEEEKVEINEEPIQGEVEIEEQEVESLHEPVVSFEDVIAAEPELEVAAPEMVEEESQAETVPEAEVKEEVIAEEPEIEVAPEIFEEVGQVEADQPIVEEATNVPEIIEDSVEEPEENVEQELIENVIEPELEIATPEVFEEEAQADQPTVDVVFNEVAEETVPETVESAEEQIIDAPAPEATPESDYRFLSEVEEEQEVEEPLQVATEAFVVEPEVEQVAVPVAESVKDAPSRMQNLEEADRLVDQSPAQALALMEQILEKDPLNALGLYGRARSLDSLAEVERSNARLEQSVFAYRAVLDLEDQVDDQLYLKAALRCIDRMRFRGFHGKAIRIQQRLVARFPNDIQYQNQLAVGFLLTNQPEAARTILEGVLERWPKSGFAQVHLGFILKTTFEDYDAGARWMMAGIASREEGVIDGRFYSHLGDALTRLGKHQEAQRVYLDGEKEGVFLSHQQRSLYNVDRLTGKPWWDKESTTYGHFFDLLEANWRQIRNEGVALLTLEAPEGFADESEKLRDSGDWKQYELFAQGRKNAAHCTKAPVTCTLIENYPPALCKRGQVKFSIMHPGTHVWPHTGPTNCRIRAHLGLVVPGGAQLRVGNTTDTWEEGKFIIFDDSFEHEVWHKGSSYRLVLIVDLWHPELTAEEWRSLAPI from the exons ATGTCTACCGATCCCAGTAAAAAACgcaaagacaagaagaagaagaaag ATGATACCGCCCCCCTATTGGAAGAGAGTGATGGAAGCGGAGCTTGcgccaaaattgtttttctcgtcCTACTTTCCTCTCTGGGAATGGCCATTGGCgtgatattttttgaaatgggcGGCATGCAGACGTTGACTGGTCTAATGGACGTTGAATCGATCATTAATGCTCCTCCGGTCAAATATGATCCTCCAACTACTCCGGTGGATGTTGCAATTGATgacgattttgatcaaattgatCCTTCTCCTATAGAGCCAG AATCTTTAAAAGACGACAAAAGTGATGTGATAGCGGAAGCTGTTGAAGCCGTAAAAGACCTGCCGGTTGAGGTTATCGAAACTGTCACTGAAACTGTTGTTGTACCGGAGGTTGTCGTTAAGGAAATTGAGGAAGTAATAGTCGAAGAGCCGGTTGTAGAGGAGCCGGTAGTAGAGGCAGAAATTGTTGAACAGCAAACGGTAGAAACAGAAGCTGTCGAGCCAGTAGTTCAGCCAACAGAATCCGTTCCAGAACCCATTGAAGAACTGCCTGTTGAAACGGTCGCCGAGGCCGTTGAAGAAGCTATTGTTGTCAGCGAAAACTTTGAATCGCAATTGGAGGACGAACTGGCCGAAGTTCCACAAG AGTCCTTTACTATGCGAGCGGAAAGGGAAGCAGTCCAAGGAGCGGTCGATGAAGTTTGGGTCATGACAGTTAGATGCATCGAAGAATTGAGAGCCCTACAAGTAATGGCAAAATCATCACTAACCCACGCAGTTATTGATTCGATTAGTCAACGCCTGGAACCATTGAGAAGTCAGTTGGATGGCCTGGTGAAAAACACGTCCGACAGCGTTTTTGACGGCGCTTTGGAGCAGGCAGCTGAATTGGAGCGCAATCTTCGAGCCGTACTTGGAGAACTGGATGAGGCCCGGAACCAAGAC ACCATATTGGCAGAAGAAGAGGCCGCCCGACAAGAACAACTAGCTGCCGAAGCAGCTGAAATTGTTAATGAAGAGCCGGAAGAAGTGATGGCTGAAGTCCAAGAGGAAGAGAAGGTGGAAATCAACGAAGAACCAATTCAGGGAGAAGTAGAAATTGAAGAACAAGAGGTAGAATCTCTGCATGAACCG GTCGTAAGTTTTGAAGATGTGATTGCTGCGGAACCCGAACTTGAAGTCGCTGCACCGGAGATGGTTGAAGAGGAATCTCAAGCCGAAACAGTTCCAG AAGCAGAGGTTAAAGAAGAAGTGATTGCTGAAGAGCCTGAAATTGAAGTCGCGCCAGAGATTTTCGAAGAGGTAGGTCAAGTGGAAGCCGATCAACCCATAGTAGAAGAAGCCACCAATGTGCCTGAAATTATTGAGGACTCTGTTGAAGAGCCAGAAGAAAACGTAGAACAAGAGCTTATTGAAAATGTGATAGAACCCGAGCTTGAAATAGCAACACCAGAGGTTTTCGAAGAAGAAGCCCAAGCCGATCAACCAACAGTTGATGTTGTGTTTAACGAAGTGGCAGAAGAAACTGTGCCTGAAACCGTCGAGTCTGCGGAAGAACAAATTATTGATGCCCCAGCACCAGAAGCTACACCAGAGTCGGATTACAGGTTCCTGTCGGAAGTAGAGGAAGAACAGGAGGTTGAAGAACCCCTCCAAGTAGCGACTGAAGCATTTGTCGTTGAGCCAGAAGTAGAACAAGTCGCCGTACCCGTAGCAGAATCTGTTAAAGATGCGCCATCGAGGATGCAAAATCTGGAGGAGGCCGATCGGCTTGTGGACcag TCGCCAGCCCAGGCATTAGCTCTGATGGAACAGATTTTGGAGAAGGATCCCCTCAATGCGCTGGGCCTTTACGGCCGAGCTAGGAGCCTGGACTCACTCGCCGAAGTGGAAAGATCTAATGCTCGCTTGGAGCAGTCCGTCTTCGCTTACAGGGCTGTCCTAGATCTTGAAGACCAAGTTGATGATCAGCTTTATTTGAAAGCTGCTTTGCGCTGCATCGACCGGATGCGATTTAGAG GATTCCACGGCAAAGCCATCAGGATCCAGCAGAGACTCGTAGCCCGCTTCCCTAATGATATCCAATACCAGAATCAATTGGCTGTTGGTTTCCTTCTGACTAACCAACCCGAAGCCGCTCGAACAATTCTAGAAGGAGTGTTGGAGCGGTGGCCCAAGTCTGGTTTCGCTCAAGTTCATTTGGGCTTTATTCTGAAGACAACTTTCGAGGACTACGATGCCGGAGCTCGATGGATGATGGCAGGAATCGCATCTCGTGAAGAGGGAGTCATTGACGGCCGGTTTTACTCTCACCTGGGTGACGCCCTGACTCGATTAGGCAAACACCAAGAAGCCCAAAgg GTCTACCTCGATGGAGAAAAGGAAGgtgtctttctttctcatcAACAACGTTCGCTTTACAATGTAGATCGCCTTACCGGCAAGCCCTGGTGGGACAAGGAGTCGACCACTTATGggcatttctttgatttgttgGAAGCTAACTGGCGACAAATTCGTAATGAAGGAGTCGCGTTATTGACGTTGGAAGCTCCTGAGGGTTTCGCAGATGAGTCGGAAAAATTACGAGATTCTGGAGACTGGAAACAATATGAACTATTCGCGCAAGGCAGAAAGAATGCTGCACACTGCACTAAA GCTCCTGTAACGTGCACGCTGATTGAAAACTACCCACCTGCCCTTTGCAAACGGGGCCAAGTTAAGTTTAGCATAATGCACCCAGGCACTCACGTTTGGCCTCACACTGGTCCAACTAATTGCCGAATCCGAGCTCATTTAGGTCTAGTCGTTCCTGGTGGAGCTCAGCTTAGAGTGGGCAACACTACTGATACTTGGGAGGAGGGCAAGTTCATCATCTTCGATGACAGTTTCGAACATGAAGTCTGGCACAAAGGATCGTCTTATCGTTTGGTGCTCATCGTTGACCTGTGGCATCCCGAACTGACAGCTGAAGAATGGCGGTCTCTGGCTCCTATTTGA
- the LOC124191276 gene encoding aspartyl/asparaginyl beta-hydroxylase-like isoform X4, with protein MSTDPSKKRKDKKKKKAMLEALQQEEYQEERAHVQQLEDVDEDFIVYPADDSDDTAPLLEESDGSGACAKIVFLVLLSSLGMAIGVIFFEMGGMQTLTGLMDVESIINAPPVKYDPPTTPVDVAIDDDFDQIDPSPIEPESLKDDKSDVIAEAVEAVKDLPVEVIETVTETVVVPEVVVKEIEEVIVEEPVVEEPVVEAEIVEQQTVETEAVEPVVQPTESVPEPIEELPVETVAEAVEEAIVVSENFESQLEDELAEVPQESFTMRAEREAVQGAVDEVWVMTVRCIEELRALQVMAKSSLTHAVIDSISQRLEPLRSQLDGLVKNTSDSVFDGALEQAAELERNLRAVLGELDEARNQDTILAEEEAARQEQLAAEAAEIVNEEPEEVMAEVQEEEKVEINEEPIQGEVEIEEQEVVSFEDVIAAEPELEVAAPEMVEEESQAETVPEAEVKEEVIAEEPEIEVAPEIFEEVGQVEADQPIVEEATNVPEIIEDSVEEPEENVEQELIENVIEPELEIATPEVFEEEAQADQPTVDVVFNEVAEETVPETVESAEEQIIDAPAPEATPESDYRFLSEVEEEQEVEEPLQVATEAFVVEPEVEQVAVPVAESVKDAPSRMQNLEEADRLVDQSPAQALALMEQILEKDPLNALGLYGRARSLDSLAEVERSNARLEQSVFAYRAVLDLEDQVDDQLYLKAALRCIDRMRFRGFHGKAIRIQQRLVARFPNDIQYQNQLAVGFLLTNQPEAARTILEGVLERWPKSGFAQVHLGFILKTTFEDYDAGARWMMAGIASREEGVIDGRFYSHLGDALTRLGKHQEAQRVYLDGEKEGVFLSHQQRSLYNVDRLTGKPWWDKESTTYGHFFDLLEANWRQIRNEGVALLTLEAPEGFADESEKLRDSGDWKQYELFAQGRKNAAHCTKAPVTCTLIENYPPALCKRGQVKFSIMHPGTHVWPHTGPTNCRIRAHLGLVVPGGAQLRVGNTTDTWEEGKFIIFDDSFEHEVWHKGSSYRLVLIVDLWHPELTAEEWRSLAPI; from the exons ATGTCTACCGATCCCAGTAAAAAACgcaaagacaagaagaagaagaaag CCATGTTAGAGGCTTTACAACAAGAAGAGTATCAAGAGGAACGGGCCCATGTCCAGCAATTGGAAGATGTCGATGAAGATTTCATTGTTTATCCTGCCGATGACTCAG ATGATACCGCCCCCCTATTGGAAGAGAGTGATGGAAGCGGAGCTTGcgccaaaattgtttttctcgtcCTACTTTCCTCTCTGGGAATGGCCATTGGCgtgatattttttgaaatgggcGGCATGCAGACGTTGACTGGTCTAATGGACGTTGAATCGATCATTAATGCTCCTCCGGTCAAATATGATCCTCCAACTACTCCGGTGGATGTTGCAATTGATgacgattttgatcaaattgatCCTTCTCCTATAGAGCCAG AATCTTTAAAAGACGACAAAAGTGATGTGATAGCGGAAGCTGTTGAAGCCGTAAAAGACCTGCCGGTTGAGGTTATCGAAACTGTCACTGAAACTGTTGTTGTACCGGAGGTTGTCGTTAAGGAAATTGAGGAAGTAATAGTCGAAGAGCCGGTTGTAGAGGAGCCGGTAGTAGAGGCAGAAATTGTTGAACAGCAAACGGTAGAAACAGAAGCTGTCGAGCCAGTAGTTCAGCCAACAGAATCCGTTCCAGAACCCATTGAAGAACTGCCTGTTGAAACGGTCGCCGAGGCCGTTGAAGAAGCTATTGTTGTCAGCGAAAACTTTGAATCGCAATTGGAGGACGAACTGGCCGAAGTTCCACAAG AGTCCTTTACTATGCGAGCGGAAAGGGAAGCAGTCCAAGGAGCGGTCGATGAAGTTTGGGTCATGACAGTTAGATGCATCGAAGAATTGAGAGCCCTACAAGTAATGGCAAAATCATCACTAACCCACGCAGTTATTGATTCGATTAGTCAACGCCTGGAACCATTGAGAAGTCAGTTGGATGGCCTGGTGAAAAACACGTCCGACAGCGTTTTTGACGGCGCTTTGGAGCAGGCAGCTGAATTGGAGCGCAATCTTCGAGCCGTACTTGGAGAACTGGATGAGGCCCGGAACCAAGAC ACCATATTGGCAGAAGAAGAGGCCGCCCGACAAGAACAACTAGCTGCCGAAGCAGCTGAAATTGTTAATGAAGAGCCGGAAGAAGTGATGGCTGAAGTCCAAGAGGAAGAGAAGGTGGAAATCAACGAAGAACCAATTCAGGGAGAAGTAGAAATTGAAGAACAAGAG GTCGTAAGTTTTGAAGATGTGATTGCTGCGGAACCCGAACTTGAAGTCGCTGCACCGGAGATGGTTGAAGAGGAATCTCAAGCCGAAACAGTTCCAG AAGCAGAGGTTAAAGAAGAAGTGATTGCTGAAGAGCCTGAAATTGAAGTCGCGCCAGAGATTTTCGAAGAGGTAGGTCAAGTGGAAGCCGATCAACCCATAGTAGAAGAAGCCACCAATGTGCCTGAAATTATTGAGGACTCTGTTGAAGAGCCAGAAGAAAACGTAGAACAAGAGCTTATTGAAAATGTGATAGAACCCGAGCTTGAAATAGCAACACCAGAGGTTTTCGAAGAAGAAGCCCAAGCCGATCAACCAACAGTTGATGTTGTGTTTAACGAAGTGGCAGAAGAAACTGTGCCTGAAACCGTCGAGTCTGCGGAAGAACAAATTATTGATGCCCCAGCACCAGAAGCTACACCAGAGTCGGATTACAGGTTCCTGTCGGAAGTAGAGGAAGAACAGGAGGTTGAAGAACCCCTCCAAGTAGCGACTGAAGCATTTGTCGTTGAGCCAGAAGTAGAACAAGTCGCCGTACCCGTAGCAGAATCTGTTAAAGATGCGCCATCGAGGATGCAAAATCTGGAGGAGGCCGATCGGCTTGTGGACcag TCGCCAGCCCAGGCATTAGCTCTGATGGAACAGATTTTGGAGAAGGATCCCCTCAATGCGCTGGGCCTTTACGGCCGAGCTAGGAGCCTGGACTCACTCGCCGAAGTGGAAAGATCTAATGCTCGCTTGGAGCAGTCCGTCTTCGCTTACAGGGCTGTCCTAGATCTTGAAGACCAAGTTGATGATCAGCTTTATTTGAAAGCTGCTTTGCGCTGCATCGACCGGATGCGATTTAGAG GATTCCACGGCAAAGCCATCAGGATCCAGCAGAGACTCGTAGCCCGCTTCCCTAATGATATCCAATACCAGAATCAATTGGCTGTTGGTTTCCTTCTGACTAACCAACCCGAAGCCGCTCGAACAATTCTAGAAGGAGTGTTGGAGCGGTGGCCCAAGTCTGGTTTCGCTCAAGTTCATTTGGGCTTTATTCTGAAGACAACTTTCGAGGACTACGATGCCGGAGCTCGATGGATGATGGCAGGAATCGCATCTCGTGAAGAGGGAGTCATTGACGGCCGGTTTTACTCTCACCTGGGTGACGCCCTGACTCGATTAGGCAAACACCAAGAAGCCCAAAgg GTCTACCTCGATGGAGAAAAGGAAGgtgtctttctttctcatcAACAACGTTCGCTTTACAATGTAGATCGCCTTACCGGCAAGCCCTGGTGGGACAAGGAGTCGACCACTTATGggcatttctttgatttgttgGAAGCTAACTGGCGACAAATTCGTAATGAAGGAGTCGCGTTATTGACGTTGGAAGCTCCTGAGGGTTTCGCAGATGAGTCGGAAAAATTACGAGATTCTGGAGACTGGAAACAATATGAACTATTCGCGCAAGGCAGAAAGAATGCTGCACACTGCACTAAA GCTCCTGTAACGTGCACGCTGATTGAAAACTACCCACCTGCCCTTTGCAAACGGGGCCAAGTTAAGTTTAGCATAATGCACCCAGGCACTCACGTTTGGCCTCACACTGGTCCAACTAATTGCCGAATCCGAGCTCATTTAGGTCTAGTCGTTCCTGGTGGAGCTCAGCTTAGAGTGGGCAACACTACTGATACTTGGGAGGAGGGCAAGTTCATCATCTTCGATGACAGTTTCGAACATGAAGTCTGGCACAAAGGATCGTCTTATCGTTTGGTGCTCATCGTTGACCTGTGGCATCCCGAACTGACAGCTGAAGAATGGCGGTCTCTGGCTCCTATTTGA